Below is a genomic region from Verrucomicrobiota bacterium.
GTCCCCGGTCCTATCCTTGAACTCAGTGTATATCAACTCCTTCTCAGCCCGGCGGATGTGCTGCATCAGTGCTTGTTTGGCATTTTGGGAGGCGATTCGCCCAAAATCCGCCGGAGTTACCTCCACTTCCAATTCTTCCCCCAACTGGACGTCCGATTTGAGTCGGCGGGCATCAAAAAGCGAGAGTTGGTCGTGCTTGGAAATGACTTTATCGGAGACCACCAGTTTCGCAAACGCCTTGATATCCCCGGACTTAGGATCGATCACGCATCGCAGCTCGCGTGCGGGGCCGACAGCTTTCTTTGCCGCGGAGAGCAACGCCTCTTCGACAGCCGCGATAAGGACATCCTTGCGGATACCTTTTTCGCGCTCCCAGAACTCGATAACGGCTAAGAATTCGGCGTTCATAGTTTGCTTCCCCTGTGGGGAATAAAAAAGTCGGTAGAATTATCTCCGACTTCCATCCGCTGGCAACCCAGCAATAAAATCTTGACTTGAACTGAACATAAGATCGACCCTTTTGGGCGTCAAGCCTCAAATCCTGCTCAAATCCCTTTGCAAATTATCGAAGGCCACTCCAATTTCTGTCCGTATGACCAAGCCGCTGGCGATCTGTCTCAGTGAGAATTTGTTGTTAGTCAATCAGTTAGTCAACCGTCTCCAGGAAATGGGATACCGTGTAGAAGTGACCCATGAAGGAAAGAACTTGGTGCCACTCGCAATCCGGGAAAGGCCTTTTCTGGTGCTTATGGACCTGGGGTATCGAACTACCGATGTCTGCCAACTTATTGCCTCCGTCAGGCAGGACGCGCAAACCTCGCACATCCCTATCCTCGCTTTTGGACCTCAGCGGGATGGAGAATTGCAGACTGCCGCCCATAAGGCCGGCGCAAACTTGGTGGCGGTCGAGAGCGGATTGCTCCAGCAACTCCCCGAACTTTTGAATCAAGTTCTGGAGATCGAGTGAAGTTCTCCCCTGTTTTGCCAAACCAATTCGATACCTCTCCATGACAATTCCAGCCGTCAAACTGACCAAAGGCATTCATGTAATGCACCTGTTCTACAATGTGGACCGAGTCCGTTGGAGCCAGTTGGCTTCGGGCCAGTCGAAGGAGGTTCTTTCCCGCCTGGAAGCGCTTTGCGCAAAGAATTCCGCAGCATCGCACCCGCGTGTCACCGCTTACACCAACGTCGGAGGCAAGGCGGATCTGGTCTTCTTTCTGCTCGCCGCCGAACTTGGGGAGGTCGGCCAATTACACCGGGATCTGGAGAACTGCTTTCCACCGGGGACCCTGCAACGAGTCTATAGTTTTCTCAGCGTCACGGAACTTCCGGAGTACGTCACAACCGAAGAAGATCAGCGGAACCTCCTGATTCATCACGAGAAACTCTCCCCGGAGAGCGAAGCCTTCAACAAGAGGCTATCGGAGTTGCGTCGAAAGCAGGCGGAATACGAGCATTACAGGCTGTACCCGGAAATGCCCGATTGGGAAGTCATGGGCTTCTATCCCATGAGCAAGCGCCGCACGGGTTCCGACAATTGGTATCGACTCGATTTCGCCGCGCGGAAACAGCTCATGGCCGGCCATGCCCGGGTCGGACGCAAACACGCGGGCAAGGTGACGCAACTCATCACAGGAGCGACAGGCCTGGATGATTGGGAGTGGGGCGTCACGCTGATGGCGCACCAAACCGATGCGCTGAAGGAAATCGTTTATGAAATGCGGTTCGACGAAGTGAGCGCGCGGTTTGCCGAGTTCGGCCCATTCTATGTGAATCTGCGGCTGGCGCCCGCCGCGCTCTGGGAACATCTGCACCTCTCGGTCGGGGAAAAGTAATCCTTGACCTTCGGGCCTCAAGTTTTTTTAATCCTTCCCAGCACTGACAGCGGCTCGTATGCCTCCAAGAACCCAAGAGCGCCCGCGGATTCTTCCGTCTCCAGATCCTTCCCAAGAGCGTTCGAAACCAGAGCCGTTTGTCCTAAAGCTACCAACCTATGGCCAGCGGCAAAGTCAAATGGTTTGACAACAAAAAGGGATTCGGCTTCATCGCGCAAGACACCGGTGAAGACGTATTCGTTCACCACACGGCCATCCTTGGCGATGGCTTCAAAACTTTGAACGAAGGGGAAGTTGTCAATTTCGAGATCATTGAAAGCACGAAAGGGCTCAAAGCCCAAAACGTCCAGCGGCAGCGGTCCTGAGTTGGCGTTTACGCTGCTCTTTCGTGTCTCCTCATTCTCCTCATCACGCGCGTTGCGCTCCGTGAGTTTTCGGGTTAAGACGTTCCATGCTCGACGGACGCCCCAGCCGCGCAACCGGACTCTATATCCATGTGCCGTTTTGCGCGCGGAAATGTGAATACTGCGCCTTCTATTCTCACGCGCCGGACGCTCAATTGGTCGAGCGCTACGTCAGTGCGCTGATCCGAGAGATCGGACTCGTTTCGGCCGGTTCAAAACCGCGCACGATTTTCTTTGGCGGTGGAACGCCTTCTCTCCTGACTGTCCGGCAATGGGAGAGAGTCATTGATGCGCTGGAACGCTTCCATCTCCTCGCCCCGGAAGAGTGGACCGTCGAATGCAATCCTGCGACGCTATCCGCCGAGAAAGCGCGGTTGCTCAAATCCGTTGGCGTCAACCGCATTTCCCTCGGTGTCCAATCGCTGGATAAAACGCTCCTCGATCGCCTCGGACGAATCCACAGCCGTGAAGCCGTTTTCAAATCGTTCGAC
It encodes:
- a CDS encoding response regulator gives rise to the protein MTKPLAICLSENLLLVNQLVNRLQEMGYRVEVTHEGKNLVPLAIRERPFLVLMDLGYRTTDVCQLIASVRQDAQTSHIPILAFGPQRDGELQTAAHKAGANLVAVESGLLQQLPELLNQVLEIE
- a CDS encoding heme-dependent peroxidase, with amino-acid sequence MTIPAVKLTKGIHVMHLFYNVDRVRWSQLASGQSKEVLSRLEALCAKNSAASHPRVTAYTNVGGKADLVFFLLAAELGEVGQLHRDLENCFPPGTLQRVYSFLSVTELPEYVTTEEDQRNLLIHHEKLSPESEAFNKRLSELRRKQAEYEHYRLYPEMPDWEVMGFYPMSKRRTGSDNWYRLDFAARKQLMAGHARVGRKHAGKVTQLITGATGLDDWEWGVTLMAHQTDALKEIVYEMRFDEVSARFAEFGPFYVNLRLAPAALWEHLHLSVGEK
- a CDS encoding cold-shock protein, giving the protein MASGKVKWFDNKKGFGFIAQDTGEDVFVHHTAILGDGFKTLNEGEVVNFEIIESTKGLKAQNVQRQRS